CCCCGAGTTAATGGCCAAAATGGCCCAGCTGACTCAAGCCTATCCACCGCAATCTCTAGCCTTGGCCTCCACCGATTACCAACCGGAGCGGGAGGAGTTTTTGCTGAAGCTCGGGGCACAGGATTTGGAGCGGACGCTGTTGATGTCCCGTTCGGTGTGGCATAAAATCCGCGAGAGCCGTTTCAGCTGGGATAATGCCTATATCAACGCCATGTTGCACGGGTTACAGGTGAAACAACCGGTGCCGGAACGGTTTGAGGGGCCACCAGAGGGCTGGCTGGAGCACTATTTCCATCCCATCAATCCGACCGAGCCGGATCCCAACTCTGAATCAGGGTGCTCTTCGGATGCTCCTCCACCCCCCAATCAAACCTCTGGCTAGCCCCTGTGGAAGATTGGAAGGATAACCCTGTCGTGACTCCCTCGTGGCGGGCCCTGCTCCAGGCAGCCCTGCATCGCAATCGTAGCGATCCCAGTGTGCGGTACATTCAATTGGCTACAGTGGATCCCGAGGGCCATCCGCGTAACCGCACGGTGGTGTTTCGCGGCTTCTTGGGGAATACCGAGCGAATCCAGATGGCGGTGGATAGCCGCAGTGAAAAGATCCTCCACATCGCCCACCGACCCCAAGCCCAAATCTGTTGGTACTTCTCCAAAACCCGTGAGCAATTTCGGATTGCCGGTACCCTGCAGGCTATTGCTGCCGATCACCCGGATCCCCAAGCCTTAAACCAGCGGCTACAGCTGTGGCAACAGATCTCAGAAAAGGGGCGATTGCTGTGGTTTTGGCCGGAACCTAAGGCTCACCTTGCGCCGCCGGAAGCTTTTGTACAAGAGTTGCTGCCGGAAAAGGTCACTGTACCTCCGGATACCTTTGTGGCGTTGCTGCTGGAGCCAACGGAGGTGGATCATTTGCAACTCAAGGGGGATCCGATCTATCCGCAGTTGCGAACGATATATGAACGGTGGGAAACCGGGTGGCAGCAGCGGAAAGTGAATCCCTGAAACGACTCTGTCAAGGATTCTCTGGGGGATGCGGTCACATCTCAGGAGTTCCTGAGAGTGAGGGAGAGTTCTCTTCTTTTTCTGACTTTCTGCTGAACATAGACGTGTTAACGTAGCTGAACGATCCGTTAGTGCTAGATGCCTTCGGCAGGCAAATGCCAGCCTATCAGCAATGTGTAAATGGTAAATGTGTAGCCTTGTTGTTGCAGTAGCCCCAATGTCCGCCTTGGTTCGTGCGTTTTCGGTTTCTGTTGCTCAATCGGTCGCGTCTTTTCGGGTATCTCCTTTACTTGTGTGTCTACCTGGGTTGCTGAAAACCATGACATTGTGGCATCGCTTGTGCCAGGGATCCCTGCTATTGGCCACTACCCTGGTTGTGCTGGGTGGCAATGCCCACCGGCTGGAGGCACAAACTCTGGATGAGCCAGGGCCAGAAACTGTAGAGGATGTAGAGGGGCAGCTGGAAGATCCGCAACAGCCGCTGGAATTAGAAGGGGAGCTTCCTCCCCCGTTGGATCCGAGTTTTCCCCCCCTACCCACTACCCCTGCCGCCCGCACGGGATCCTTTCGGGTAGGCAATCGCACACCTTATCCGATTCGGCTGGTGATTCTGTTGCGGGGAGGTGAACGGCTGCTGAATCCGGAAACCGCCCATTGGGATTTTGCTCCAGGGGAAGGGGGGAGTGAGGGATTGGTGCTCAGCTTAGGGGAGGAACCGTTGCAAATCAGCCCTGGCGACATTGTGGTGGCTTTTACCTTGGATGGAAGCCGCCGTTACTGGGGACCGAATGTGGTGGGAGAATCTCTGGCCCCCTTTTGGAATGGGGAGAGCAGTTCGTGGTCAATGATTCTGCAGCCCTGAACGATTCTGTACAGCAGATCCCGATGATTTACCGTCGGTTTGGGCGCACCGAACAGCGGATCTCCGTTTTTTCTCTGGGCAGTATGCGCTTGGTGAATGTGCCCCCTGCTCAGGCCCAAGCTACGGTCGAGGCCGCCGTGGCTGCCGGGATCAATCACATCGAAACGGCACAAGCCTATGGTCATGCGGAGTCCCTCTTGGGAGAGATCCTCCAGACTCTGCCTGTACCCCGTCAGCAGTTGATCCTAACAACCAAACTCACCCCCCAGCCTCAAGACCAACTGAGGGAAAGTCTTCAGGGATCCCTGACCCGTCTGCGGGTGGATTACCTGGATCAATTGGCCTTTCATGGCATTAACCTACCGGAACATCTGCAGTGGGTGTTGCAGGAGGGGTTACCCGTTCTACGACAGGCCCAAAAGGAGGGTTGGGTAGGGCACATCGGCTTTTCCACCCATGGATCCCTGGATTTGATTCTGGAAGCTATCCAAACGGGATCCTTTGACTTTGTTAATTTGCACTATCACTTTTTTCAACAGCGTAATCGGTCCGCATTGGAGGCAGCCGCTCAGCAGGATATGGGGGTTTTCATCATTTCCCCTGCTGACAAAGGGGGGATGCTCTATCACCCGCCGCAGCGCCTGCAAGAGGTCTGCCAGCCCTTTAGCCCCTTAGAATTTGCCTACCGTTTCTTGCTGGCGGATCCCCGCATCCATACTCTCAGTTTGGGCATAACCCAGCCACAGGAGTTGCAGACGGCTTGGGCCGCTTTACGGGATCCCGAAGGTGGGTGGGGGAATGTCCTTCGGCAGGTTCAGCAGCGGTTGCAGGAAAGAGAACAGGAACACCTGGGAACCACCCGCTGTGCACAGTGTTACGCCTGTTTACCTTGCCCGGAAGGGATCCACATTCCTGAGGTTCTGCGCCTGCGGAATTTGGCTCTTGCCCACGACATGACGGAATTTGGCCAGTACCGGTACAACATGTTTGGTCAGGCCGGACACTGGTTTCCGGGAGTGACGGCGGATTGCTGTACGGAGTGTGGAGACTGTCTGCCCCGCTGCCCAGAGCAGTTGCAGATCCCGGACTTATTGAGGGAAACTCACCAGCTCTTGCACCGCTCCCCGATTCGGCGGCTATGGGAGTGAGGGATTTAACTTAGGGATCCCATCCAGATGGTGTAAATCCCCTGCAGGGATGCCATGGCTTGCCCCCAGAGGGTATGGGTCAACGACCAGCTATCCAAGCCCATGGCCCCACACAGCAACAGCAAATACAGATTGGCAAACACAAACAGCGACCCGGCCCGCTCCCGGCTTTGCGGATCCTGAAGCAACTGCACTGCTTTCCAAACCAGCAGGGATCCGAGCAGAAAAGCCGCCCCCAAGTAAAAGGATCCCAACACCTGCAAAGGGTAAACCAGCAACAGGCTCACCGGCACAATCAACAGAGCATAGAACAGAATCTGGAGAGCCGTGCGCGTTTCTCCGGCCACCACCGGCAACATTGGCACCCTCGCGCGGGCATAGTCCTCTTGCTTCAACAGAGCCAAGGCCCAGAAGTGGGGCGGTGTCCACAAAAAGATAATGGCAAACATCACCCAAGCGGCCCAGCTCAGTTCACCCGTGGCTGCCGCCCAGCCCACCAAGGGGGGAATGGCACCCGCCGCACCCCCAATGACAATGTTCTGGGTACTAGAACGCTTCAACCAGTGGGTGTAGACCCCCACATACACTAGGATCCCGGACATGGCCAAACCAGCAGCCAGCAGATTGGTAAACAGAGCCAGCAGCCCAAACGAAAGGAAAGCGAGGATCCCGGCAAAGATCAGCGCATCGCGGGCTTGAATGCGACCGGAGGGCAAGGGGCGGTGGCGAGTTCGCTCCATCACCTGATCAATATCCGCGTCGTACACCATATTGATGGCGTTGGCAGCCGCAGCCGCCATTCCTCCTCCCAGAAGCGTGACGACAAACTTGACCGGGTCGGTATTGCCCGCCATCCACATTGCCCCCGCTGTGGTCATCAGCAACAGGGCAATGATTTTCGGTTTGATCAGCTGACTGTAGCTGCGAAAAACCTGAGATACTGTTTGGTGATGGCGAGTTTGGCAAGGGATCTGAGTCGATTGAGTCGATTGATGATCGTGAAAAGAGTCTTGGAAAACATCCTGCATGGAACTTACTCGCTGGTAATTTCTGCTGTCACGGCCACCCGCTTCTGACTTACCGGAGAAAATCTCTCTCCGTCAGCGCTGCGCTGCATCCGCCAGGCCAGCACCGTAAACCCCACCAGGCAGCCCAGCAAAGCCGCCCCGATCATCTGATGGGCTACCGTCAACGGTTCCACCTGCAGCCGGTAACGATAGGTGAGAATGCCGATCCCCACCTGAGCCAACAAAATCACCAGGGCAGAGTGACCCAACCCTTTCAGGCGTTTTGGGATCCGGTTGCGCATCAGCCCGGTACCCACCGCAACCGCCAACACCGCGATCGTGGCCGGGGCTACCCCCAGCAGATGGCTATTCATCACGCCGCACAAGTCCCCAGAAGCAAAGCATTGATGCAAAGCCCATTGGGAAGCCACCAACGCCCCCAAGAGGCTCTGGCCATACACCAGCAACACAGCCCCCAAGCCAAGCCAAGCCAAATACCCCATCGAGCCCCGTTCTTTCGGCCCTTCAAGTTCCACAGAATCAGAAGGAGACAGAGAGCCAGAGCCAGGCAATGCCAACAAACCTAAGGTGAGCAGCGTGGCAAAAAACAACAGACCTGTGCCCAAATGAGCCGTGACAATGTCGAAGCGCAACAGCTCGGTCACCGTCAGCCCGCCGAGGATCCCTTGTACCAAAACT
This genomic stretch from Thermostichus vulcanus str. 'Rupite' harbors:
- a CDS encoding COX15/CtaA family protein, encoding MGQGLLGLAATTWLLMGLGSATRVMNAGLSCPDWPLCYGEIVPSQQMNLQVFLEWFHRMVAAGVGLATLTLMGFAWLKRRSLPSWLPWGLSFAFGLVLVQGILGGLTVTELLRFDIVTAHLGTGLLFFATLLTLGLLALPGSGSLSPSDSVELEGPKERGSMGYLAWLGLGAVLLVYGQSLLGALVASQWALHQCFASGDLCGVMNSHLLGVAPATIAVLAVAVGTGLMRNRIPKRLKGLGHSALVILLAQVGIGILTYRYRLQVEPLTVAHQMIGAALLGCLVGFTVLAWRMQRSADGERFSPVSQKRVAVTAEITSE
- a CDS encoding heme o synthase, translating into MQDVFQDSFHDHQSTQSTQIPCQTRHHQTVSQVFRSYSQLIKPKIIALLLMTTAGAMWMAGNTDPVKFVVTLLGGGMAAAAANAINMVYDADIDQVMERTRHRPLPSGRIQARDALIFAGILAFLSFGLLALFTNLLAAGLAMSGILVYVGVYTHWLKRSSTQNIVIGGAAGAIPPLVGWAAATGELSWAAWVMFAIIFLWTPPHFWALALLKQEDYARARVPMLPVVAGETRTALQILFYALLIVPVSLLLVYPLQVLGSFYLGAAFLLGSLLVWKAVQLLQDPQSRERAGSLFVFANLYLLLLCGAMGLDSWSLTHTLWGQAMASLQGIYTIWMGSLS
- a CDS encoding aldo/keto reductase; its protein translation is MIYRRFGRTEQRISVFSLGSMRLVNVPPAQAQATVEAAVAAGINHIETAQAYGHAESLLGEILQTLPVPRQQLILTTKLTPQPQDQLRESLQGSLTRLRVDYLDQLAFHGINLPEHLQWVLQEGLPVLRQAQKEGWVGHIGFSTHGSLDLILEAIQTGSFDFVNLHYHFFQQRNRSALEAAAQQDMGVFIISPADKGGMLYHPPQRLQEVCQPFSPLEFAYRFLLADPRIHTLSLGITQPQELQTAWAALRDPEGGWGNVLRQVQQRLQEREQEHLGTTRCAQCYACLPCPEGIHIPEVLRLRNLALAHDMTEFGQYRYNMFGQAGHWFPGVTADCCTECGDCLPRCPEQLQIPDLLRETHQLLHRSPIRRLWE
- a CDS encoding Npun_F5749 family FMN-dependent PPOX-type flavoprotein is translated as MTPSWRALLQAALHRNRSDPSVRYIQLATVDPEGHPRNRTVVFRGFLGNTERIQMAVDSRSEKILHIAHRPQAQICWYFSKTREQFRIAGTLQAIAADHPDPQALNQRLQLWQQISEKGRLLWFWPEPKAHLAPPEAFVQELLPEKVTVPPDTFVALLLEPTEVDHLQLKGDPIYPQLRTIYERWETGWQQRKVNP